One Streptomyces sp. ML-6 genomic region harbors:
- a CDS encoding ABC transporter ATP-binding protein, which yields MSPAPPPTTLVADGIGYEVAGRTLLDAVTLDAAPGETVGLVGPNGSGKTTFLRCVYGALRPATGRVLLDGVDAASLGVKERARRVAVVPQDSPGTFGLTVRQVVAMGRSPHKRFWEQDDAEDARRIDGALRRVGAAPLAGRRFEELSGGERQRALIARALVQEPGLLALDEPTNHLDIRYQLEILGLVRTLGTTNLLVLHDLNLAASYCDRLFVLGAGRLVASGTPHAVLTEELLAEVYGIRTRIGVHPVTGSPNVVYLPPS from the coding sequence ATGAGCCCGGCACCGCCCCCGACGACGCTCGTCGCCGACGGGATCGGCTACGAGGTGGCCGGCCGTACCCTGCTCGACGCGGTCACGCTGGACGCCGCCCCCGGCGAGACGGTCGGCCTGGTCGGGCCGAACGGCAGCGGCAAGACCACCTTCCTGCGCTGTGTGTACGGCGCCCTGCGCCCCGCGACGGGCCGGGTCCTGCTGGACGGAGTGGACGCCGCGTCCCTCGGCGTGAAGGAACGGGCCCGCCGCGTCGCCGTCGTGCCGCAGGACAGCCCCGGCACCTTCGGCCTGACCGTGCGCCAGGTCGTGGCGATGGGCCGGAGCCCGCACAAACGGTTCTGGGAGCAGGACGACGCCGAGGACGCCCGCCGCATCGACGGGGCGCTCCGGCGCGTCGGCGCGGCGCCCCTGGCCGGCCGGCGGTTCGAGGAACTGTCCGGCGGGGAACGGCAACGGGCCCTGATCGCCCGCGCCCTGGTCCAGGAACCGGGGCTGCTGGCGCTCGACGAGCCCACGAACCATCTGGACATCCGCTACCAGTTGGAGATCCTCGGCCTGGTGCGGACGCTGGGCACCACCAACCTGCTGGTGCTGCACGACCTCAATCTGGCCGCCTCGTACTGCGACCGGCTGTTCGTCCTCGGCGCCGGGCGGCTGGTGGCGTCCGGCACCCCGCACGCGGTGCTGACGGAGGAGCTGCTGGCCGAGGTCTACGGGATACGGACCCGGATCGGTGTCCATCCGGTCACCGGCTCCCCCAACGTCGTCTACCTCCCGCCGTCATGA
- a CDS encoding ATP-dependent Clp protease ATP-binding subunit, whose product MTMSSFGSFGGPDPFSELLNRFFGMSPASSPPRVQRVPIGRLLTESARELIGRATTRASSDGSRDLDTEHLLWAATQVEPARTLLARAGADPEQLAKQIEDVLPGESATPSAEPSLTPAAKRVLLQAYERSQAAGVSYIGPEHILGALLVTRESGAAGLLGAYGTDPDRLRREADNAARAESTPATAASATPTLDAYGRDLTEAAKAGKLDPVVGRADEIEQTVEVLSRRSKNNPVLIGEPGVGKTAIVEGIAQRIVSGDVPRTLKDKRVITLDLSGLVAGAQYRGQFEERLKNVIDEVKAASDSTILFIDELHTVVGAGASGEGAMDAGNILKPALSRGELRVIGATTIDEYRRYVEKDAALERRFQPVMVPEPTVAETIQILEGLRDSYEAHHQVRFTDAALAAAAELSDRYISDRFLPDKAIDLMDQAGARVRLRSLGRSTELVSREDRLAELRREKDEAVAAEDFEKASGLKEEIAEAEAELAGIEERREGVVDVTTTDIADVVSRRTGIPVAQLTTSEKEKLLKLEDALHSRVVGQDEAVTAIAEAVRRNRAGMGDPKRPVGSFLFLGPTGVGKTELAKALADLLFGDENRMVRFDMSEFQEKHTISRLVGAPPGYVGHEEAGQLTEKVRRQPYSVLLFDEVEKAHPDIFNALLQVLDDGRLTDAQGRTVDFRNTVVIMTSNIGARRILAHKGDVSEIRDDLMGDLRGHFPPEFLNRVDETIIFHGLGKDDLGRIVDLLLDGSRRRVRAQGLELEVTEAAKTLLVAHGHQPEFGARPLRRTIQTELDNRIASLLLSGEAEPGDTVVADVRDDALVCTISRPEPSGEPDARAESGTEAG is encoded by the coding sequence ATGACCATGTCCTCCTTCGGCTCCTTCGGCGGCCCGGACCCCTTCTCCGAACTGCTCAACCGCTTCTTCGGGATGTCTCCCGCCTCCTCGCCCCCTCGGGTGCAGCGGGTCCCCATCGGGCGGCTGCTGACGGAGTCGGCCCGCGAGCTGATAGGCCGCGCGACCACGCGCGCGAGCAGCGACGGCAGCCGGGACCTGGACACCGAGCACCTGCTGTGGGCCGCCACCCAGGTGGAACCCGCACGCACCCTGCTCGCACGGGCCGGGGCAGACCCCGAACAACTGGCCAAACAGATCGAGGACGTCCTGCCCGGGGAGAGCGCCACACCGTCCGCGGAACCGAGCCTGACGCCCGCCGCCAAGCGCGTGCTGCTCCAGGCGTACGAGCGCTCGCAGGCTGCCGGGGTCTCCTACATCGGGCCCGAGCACATCCTCGGCGCGCTCCTGGTCACCCGGGAGTCCGGCGCGGCCGGACTGCTCGGCGCCTACGGCACGGACCCCGACCGGCTGCGGCGCGAGGCGGACAACGCGGCGAGGGCCGAAAGCACCCCGGCGACCGCCGCCAGCGCCACCCCCACGCTCGACGCGTACGGACGGGACCTGACCGAGGCGGCGAAGGCCGGGAAGCTCGACCCCGTGGTCGGCCGGGCCGACGAGATCGAGCAGACCGTGGAGGTCCTCTCGCGGCGCTCGAAGAACAACCCGGTGCTCATCGGCGAGCCCGGGGTCGGCAAGACCGCGATCGTGGAGGGCATCGCCCAGCGCATCGTGTCCGGGGACGTCCCCCGGACGCTCAAGGACAAGCGGGTGATCACCCTCGACCTCTCCGGCCTGGTGGCCGGCGCCCAGTACCGGGGCCAGTTCGAGGAGCGGCTGAAGAACGTCATCGACGAGGTCAAGGCCGCCTCGGACTCGACGATCCTGTTCATCGACGAACTGCACACGGTGGTCGGCGCGGGGGCGTCCGGCGAGGGCGCGATGGACGCGGGCAACATCCTCAAGCCCGCCCTGTCACGGGGCGAACTGCGCGTCATCGGCGCGACGACCATCGACGAGTACCGCAGGTACGTGGAGAAGGACGCCGCCCTGGAACGCCGCTTCCAGCCCGTCATGGTGCCCGAGCCGACGGTCGCCGAGACCATTCAGATCCTGGAGGGCCTGCGGGACTCCTACGAGGCCCACCACCAGGTCCGCTTCACCGACGCCGCGCTGGCGGCGGCGGCCGAGCTCTCCGACCGGTACATCAGCGACCGCTTCCTGCCGGACAAGGCCATCGACCTCATGGACCAGGCGGGTGCCAGGGTGCGGCTGCGATCGCTCGGCAGGTCCACCGAGCTCGTCTCCCGCGAGGACCGGCTCGCCGAGCTGAGGCGGGAGAAGGACGAGGCGGTGGCGGCCGAGGACTTCGAGAAGGCGTCCGGGCTGAAGGAGGAGATCGCCGAGGCCGAGGCCGAACTCGCCGGCATCGAGGAACGGCGCGAGGGCGTCGTCGACGTCACCACCACCGACATCGCCGATGTCGTCTCCCGCCGCACCGGCATCCCGGTCGCCCAGCTCACCACCAGCGAGAAGGAGAAGCTGCTCAAGCTGGAGGACGCGCTGCACTCCCGCGTGGTCGGCCAGGACGAGGCGGTCACCGCGATCGCGGAGGCGGTGCGCCGCAACCGCGCGGGCATGGGAGACCCGAAACGCCCGGTCGGCTCCTTCCTCTTCCTCGGCCCCACCGGCGTGGGCAAGACCGAACTCGCCAAGGCGCTGGCGGATCTGCTGTTCGGCGACGAGAACCGCATGGTCCGCTTCGACATGAGCGAGTTCCAGGAGAAGCACACCATCTCGCGGCTCGTCGGCGCGCCTCCCGGCTACGTCGGCCACGAGGAGGCCGGACAGCTCACGGAGAAGGTGCGCCGCCAGCCGTACAGCGTGCTCCTCTTCGACGAGGTGGAGAAGGCCCACCCCGACATCTTCAACGCGCTGCTCCAGGTCCTCGACGACGGGCGCCTCACCGACGCGCAGGGGCGGACGGTGGACTTCCGCAACACCGTCGTCATCATGACCTCCAACATCGGGGCCCGGCGCATCCTCGCCCACAAGGGGGACGTCTCCGAGATCCGGGACGACCTCATGGGCGACCTGCGGGGCCACTTCCCGCCGGAGTTCCTCAACCGCGTCGACGAGACGATCATCTTCCACGGCCTGGGCAAGGACGACCTCGGCCGCATCGTCGACCTCCTGCTGGACGGCAGCAGGCGCCGTGTCCGCGCCCAGGGGCTGGAGCTGGAGGTCACCGAGGCGGCGAAGACCCTCCTCGTCGCGCACGGCCACCAGCCGGAGTTCGGGGCCCGCCCACTGCGCCGCACCATCCAGACCGAGCTCGACAACCGCATCGCGTCCCTGCTGCTGAGCGGCGAGGCGGAGCCCGGCGACACCGTCGTCGCCGACGTCCGGGACGACGCCCTGGTCTGCACGATCAGCCGCCCCGAGCCCTCCGGCGAACCCGACGCCCGGGCCGAGTCCGGTACCGAAGCCGGTTGA
- a CDS encoding aminoglycoside phosphotransferase family protein, with protein MYTASSSVTAPPRPLRPLGAGGGPYLTPPAARSVPGTVRPRRTAAPGGPALSGRLDLSGAQGAQLRMVIASVQRICPEFNPVQVLRRSGRSVLLVGSTGRTTAVAKCLLDHSPAWSERFRHEIAAYRAFVRHRPPVRVPRLIAADPENCTLVIERMPGRVAALTRHPSEAPPRADVRAVLGAISRVNEWRPAPGLFDAPLDYASRISRYHELGLFTDRDLGDLQKLLHGLAHAGGRQGMGQFCHGDALLSNILLSPTGPVLVDWEHAGWYLPGYDLATLWTVLGDAPAARRQISQLAQAKGPAARDAFLVNLMLVLTREIRTYETAVQRAMRDPMPAGAGQDRPGALSSSEEQRLLLRRLHDDCALARRAVRAAVGTR; from the coding sequence ATGTACACAGCATCGTCCTCCGTGACCGCCCCGCCCCGGCCGCTCCGTCCCCTGGGGGCGGGCGGCGGACCGTACCTCACTCCGCCCGCCGCCCGGTCGGTGCCCGGCACGGTCCGCCCGCGCCGGACGGCGGCTCCCGGCGGTCCGGCGCTCAGCGGACGGCTGGACCTGTCCGGTGCGCAGGGCGCGCAGCTGAGGATGGTGATCGCCTCGGTGCAGCGGATCTGTCCCGAGTTCAATCCCGTCCAGGTGCTGCGCCGCAGCGGCCGTTCGGTCCTGCTCGTCGGTTCCACCGGACGGACGACCGCGGTGGCCAAGTGTTTACTGGACCACTCGCCCGCGTGGTCGGAACGGTTCCGGCACGAAATAGCTGCATACCGTGCGTTCGTCCGGCACCGTCCCCCGGTGCGGGTGCCGCGTCTCATCGCGGCCGATCCGGAGAACTGCACGCTGGTGATCGAGCGGATGCCAGGACGGGTGGCGGCGCTGACCAGACACCCCTCGGAGGCCCCGCCCCGTGCCGATGTGCGGGCCGTGCTCGGTGCGATCAGCCGGGTCAACGAGTGGCGGCCGGCCCCCGGGCTCTTCGACGCCCCGCTGGACTACGCCTCCCGGATCTCCCGCTACCACGAGCTGGGGCTGTTCACCGACCGGGACCTTGGGGACCTGCAGAAGCTGCTGCACGGCCTGGCGCACGCGGGCGGCCGTCAGGGCATGGGGCAGTTCTGCCACGGCGACGCGCTGCTCTCCAACATCCTGCTGTCGCCCACGGGTCCGGTGCTGGTGGACTGGGAGCACGCGGGCTGGTATCTGCCGGGCTACGACCTGGCGACGCTCTGGACGGTCCTGGGGGACGCGCCCGCGGCGCGGCGTCAGATCAGCCAGCTCGCCCAGGCCAAGGGGCCCGCGGCGCGTGACGCGTTCCTGGTGAACCTCATGCTGGTGCTGACCCGGGAGATCCGCACGTACGAGACGGCCGTCCAGCGGGCCATGCGTGACCCGATGCCCGCCGGGGCCGGCCAGGACCGGCCCGGAGCCCTGTCGTCGAGCGAGGAGCAGCGGCTGCTGCTGCGCCGGCTGCACGACGACTGCGCCCTGGCCCGCAGGGCCGTACGAGCCGCGGTCGGCACTCGCTGA
- a CDS encoding type B 50S ribosomal protein L31 — MKSRIHPVSRPVVFRDRAAGVAFLIRTTATADERVTWEDGRSYPVIDVETSSASHPFWTGSGQVLDTAGRVERFHRRYGTEVPAAG; from the coding sequence ATGAAGTCCCGCATCCACCCCGTCTCCCGTCCGGTGGTCTTCCGTGACCGGGCCGCGGGAGTCGCCTTCCTGATCCGTACGACCGCGACCGCGGACGAGCGGGTGACCTGGGAGGACGGCCGGAGCTACCCGGTGATCGACGTGGAGACCTCGTCGGCGAGCCACCCGTTCTGGACCGGGAGCGGTCAGGTGCTGGACACGGCCGGTCGTGTCGAGCGTTTCCACCGCCGCTACGGCACCGAGGTGCCCGCCGCCGGCTGA
- the rpmG gene encoding 50S ribosomal protein L33, translated as MIRKETRPVVTLRSTAGTGWSYVTRKSRRNDPDRLVLRKFDPVVGRHVPFREER; from the coding sequence ATGATCCGCAAGGAGACCCGTCCCGTAGTGACGCTCCGGTCGACGGCCGGAACGGGCTGGAGCTATGTGACCCGCAAGAGCCGCCGGAACGATCCCGACCGGTTGGTCCTGCGCAAGTTCGACCCCGTCGTGGGGCGGCACGTGCCCTTCCGGGAGGAACGCTGA
- a CDS encoding iron ABC transporter permease — MSAGSARPGPKSALRSAPVVIGVLTVLLLAAAVAGLALGPVRIPPGEVLSTVLGGERTGAFPTIVWEVRLPRVLLGALVGAGLALSGAVLQALVRNPLADPFLLGASSGASAGAASVVVLGVGAGVATDVALPVAAFAGSMAALVAVYAMARRGGTMTTGRLVLSGVAIQYVLSAFTSLILVLSSRAEHVRAILFWTLGGLGGARWDQLVLPAVVLGVGSVLLICLARPLDLLLTGEEGARSLGLDPGRFRGGAFVLVSLIIGVLVAYSGAIGFVGLMVPHAARLVVGASHRRLLPVTALGGAVFLLLADLLARTVAAPEEIPAGVVTALVGGPFFLWLLRRSSRTEGITG; from the coding sequence GTGAGCGCGGGGTCCGCCCGCCCCGGCCCGAAGTCCGCCCTCCGCTCGGCCCCCGTCGTGATCGGCGTCCTCACGGTGCTGCTGCTCGCGGCGGCGGTGGCCGGTCTGGCGCTCGGTCCGGTACGGATTCCGCCGGGCGAGGTGCTGAGTACGGTCCTGGGCGGTGAACGCACCGGTGCGTTCCCGACGATCGTGTGGGAGGTGCGGCTGCCCAGGGTGCTGCTCGGGGCCCTCGTCGGCGCCGGGCTGGCCCTGTCGGGCGCGGTGCTCCAGGCGCTGGTGCGCAACCCGTTGGCCGATCCGTTCCTGCTGGGCGCCTCGTCCGGGGCGTCGGCGGGCGCCGCCTCGGTCGTCGTGCTGGGGGTCGGCGCCGGGGTGGCCACCGATGTGGCGCTGCCCGTCGCGGCGTTCGCCGGGTCCATGGCCGCACTGGTCGCGGTCTACGCGATGGCCCGGCGCGGCGGCACCATGACGACGGGCCGGCTGGTCCTGTCCGGGGTGGCGATCCAGTACGTGCTGTCCGCGTTCACCAGTCTGATCCTGGTGCTGTCCTCCCGGGCCGAGCACGTGCGGGCGATCCTGTTCTGGACCCTGGGCGGTCTGGGCGGTGCCCGCTGGGACCAACTGGTGCTGCCCGCCGTGGTCCTGGGCGTCGGGTCCGTTCTCCTGATCTGCCTGGCCCGTCCGCTGGACCTGCTGCTGACCGGCGAGGAGGGGGCCCGCAGTCTCGGACTGGACCCCGGCCGCTTCCGGGGCGGGGCCTTCGTGCTGGTGTCACTGATCATCGGCGTGCTGGTCGCCTACAGCGGGGCGATCGGCTTCGTCGGCCTGATGGTTCCGCACGCCGCCCGGCTGGTCGTCGGCGCGTCCCACCGCAGGCTGCTGCCGGTGACCGCGCTCGGCGGGGCGGTCTTCCTGCTGCTGGCCGACCTGCTGGCGCGGACCGTGGCGGCCCCCGAGGAGATTCCCGCCGGGGTGGTCACCGCCCTGGTCGGCGGCCCGTTCTTCCTCTGGCTGCTGCGACGCTCCAGCCGTACCGAAGGGATCACCGGATGA
- a CDS encoding SpoIIE family protein phosphatase, translating to MPSPLSADCPAPHPPEHDAVAALIDRTRQLRGDVDAVRRDTVPLDEEDPQARWQRALCDLAVSHLDDLGTHLGQLRDGLRPQVPEQLGGTPPQDTAARPSEEPRQGSLIGRVGSAEWNLLTDEVSWSEELFQIFGRSPGAGALSLDELPSVLVPEDQPLLTALVTGCLVDGKPIDGEFRIVRPDRRIRTLHMMGEPVLDTDGCTASMWAVLRDVSELWRSQQAVRRSHDTLRRRQDRARTEHRMAVELQQTVLPPWRGSSRSPSRGAGALDVAAHYLPSETSSLIGGDWYDALDLPDGRTVLTVGDLTGHGIPATSAMAMLLGALRGMAVAGIEPGALMGHLNQLLETSVQPALGSAVCCRFDPTTGALAWAQAGHPAPLLFRAGKGRPLPPPDGVLLGATSGVTYEQDEVHLLPGDVLVLHTEGLTGHDGRGADPDALLALAPRFAQAGSAQECLRTVLTEVGGTERLDDACVLVARLEA from the coding sequence ATGCCGTCCCCGCTGTCCGCGGACTGCCCCGCCCCCCACCCGCCCGAGCACGATGCCGTGGCCGCGTTGATCGACCGGACCCGGCAGCTGCGCGGCGATGTGGATGCCGTGCGGCGCGACACGGTGCCGCTCGACGAGGAGGACCCGCAGGCGCGGTGGCAGCGGGCGCTCTGTGACCTGGCGGTCAGCCATCTCGACGACCTCGGTACGCACCTGGGACAGCTGAGGGACGGCCTGCGGCCGCAGGTACCGGAGCAGCTCGGGGGCACGCCGCCGCAGGACACCGCGGCAAGGCCCTCCGAGGAGCCGCGGCAGGGGTCGCTGATCGGCCGGGTGGGCAGCGCCGAGTGGAATCTGCTCACCGACGAGGTCAGCTGGTCCGAGGAGCTGTTCCAGATCTTCGGCAGGTCCCCCGGAGCCGGTGCGCTCTCGCTGGACGAACTCCCCTCCGTGCTCGTCCCGGAGGACCAGCCCCTGCTCACCGCGCTGGTGACGGGCTGCCTGGTGGACGGGAAGCCGATAGACGGCGAGTTCCGCATCGTACGGCCCGACCGCCGGATCCGCACGCTCCACATGATGGGCGAGCCCGTCCTCGACACGGACGGCTGCACCGCCTCCATGTGGGCGGTGCTGCGTGACGTCAGCGAGCTGTGGCGGAGCCAGCAGGCGGTGCGGCGGAGCCACGACACGCTCCGCCGCCGCCAGGACAGGGCACGGACCGAGCACCGGATGGCCGTCGAGCTCCAGCAGACCGTGCTCCCCCCGTGGCGGGGTTCGTCACGGTCCCCCTCGCGGGGAGCCGGCGCACTGGACGTCGCGGCCCACTACCTCCCCTCGGAGACGAGCTCGCTCATCGGCGGCGACTGGTACGACGCGCTGGACCTGCCGGACGGCAGGACCGTGCTCACGGTCGGCGACCTGACCGGCCACGGCATCCCGGCCACCTCGGCCATGGCGATGCTGCTGGGCGCACTGCGCGGAATGGCCGTGGCCGGGATCGAGCCGGGCGCCCTCATGGGACATCTCAACCAGTTACTGGAAACCTCCGTCCAACCCGCTCTGGGCAGCGCGGTGTGCTGCCGTTTCGATCCGACGACCGGCGCCCTGGCCTGGGCCCAGGCCGGACACCCCGCACCGTTGTTGTTCCGTGCCGGGAAGGGGCGCCCGCTGCCCCCACCGGACGGGGTCCTCCTCGGCGCGACCTCCGGGGTCACGTACGAGCAGGACGAGGTCCACCTGCTGCCGGGCGATGTGCTGGTGCTGCACACCGAGGGGCTGACCGGTCACGACGGCCGGGGTGCGGACCCGGACGCGCTGCTCGCTCTGGCACCGCGCTTCGCGCAGGCCGGTTCGGCACAGGAGTGCCTGCGGACCGTCCTCACGGAGGTCGGTGGCACCGAGCGCCTGGACGACGCGTGCGTGCTCGTCGCCCGCCTCGAGGCGTAG